In Nicotiana tabacum cultivar K326 chromosome 17, ASM71507v2, whole genome shotgun sequence, one DNA window encodes the following:
- the LOC107818669 gene encoding L-type lectin-domain containing receptor kinase VII.1, with protein sequence MNQDLKTLLLYLLITILFSSIQSVSAIDFVFNGFKPSDISLYGNATIESRILTLTNDSTFSIGRALHPSKIVTKAPNSSQVLPFSTSFIFAMAPFKDRLPGHGIVFLFVPQTGIDGTTSSQNLGFLNFTNNGNPDNHVFGVEFDVFKNQEFNDINDNHVGIDVNSLASVFAHEAGYWPDKYNKFSDDGSLNEESFETLKLNNGRNYQVWIDYADFHINVTMAPVGMKRPKQPLLDLPLNLSQVFMEEMYVGFTASTGDLAQGHKILAWGFSNSNFSISDALITQGLPSFGLPKDPVHRSKGFIAGITVSLLFLIVVTAVVSLFLIKRNRRMKREREEMEDWELEYWPHRISYQEIDAATKSFADENVIGIGGNGKVYKGVLAGSSEVAVKRISHESSEGARQFLAEISSLGRLKHRNLVSLRGWCKKDRGSLILIYDYMENGSLDKRLFECEVTNMLSFEDRIRILKDVASGVLYLHEGWEAKVLHRDIKASNVLLDKDMNARLGDFGLARMHDHGQVANTTRVVGTVGYLAPEFVKTGRASTQTDVFGYGVLVLEVMCGRRPIEEEGKPPLLDWLWELMRRGELINAFDRRLRINQDFNEEEALRVLQLGMICASMDHKGRPTMRQVVKFFERNSEVDESEAEDMDVYLLESLRSNTMLSNFSLSLSHGSHPTFEEIREGCKEEWLVFDHHSA encoded by the exons ATGAACCAAGACCTAAAAACTCTTCTTCTCTACCTGCTGATAACTATACTATTTTCTAGTATTCAATCAGTTTCAGCTATTGATTTTGTCTTCAATGGCTTTAAACCATCAGATATATCACTGTATGGGAATGCTACAATTGAATCTCGAATACTTACTCTTACAAATGACTCAACTTTCTCAATTGGCAGAGCTCTACACCCTTCAAAGATTGTCACAAAAGCACCTAATTCATCCCAAGTTCTTCCCTTTTCAACATCTTTCATATTTGCAATGGCTCCTTTTAAGGATAGGCTACCAGGACATGGCATAGTTTTCTTGTTTGTGCCACAAACAGGTATTGATGGTACTACTTCTTCACAGAATTTAGGTTTTTTGAACTTCACAAATAATGGGAATCCTGATAATCATGTTTTTGGGGttgagtttgatgttttcaagaATCAAGAATTCAATGACATAAATGATAACCATGTTGGAATTGATGTCAATTCTCTTGCATCAGTCTTTGCTCATGAAGCTGGCTATTGGCCTGATAAGTACAATAAGTTTAGTGATGATGGTAGCTTAAATGAAGAGTCTTTCGAGACTTTAAAGTTGAATAATGGAAGAAATTACCAAGTTTGGATTGACTATGCAGATTTCCACATTAATGTGACTATGGCACCAGTTGGTATGAAAAGGCCTAAGCAACCTTTGTTGGATCTTCCCCTCAATCTTTCTCAGGTTTTTATGGAAGAGATGTATGTGGGGTTCACTGCTTCCACTGGAGATCTTGCTCAAGGTCACAAGATTTTAGCTTGGGGTTTTAGTAACTCAAATTTTTCGATAAGTGATGCTTTGATCACGCAGGGGTTGCCTTCATTTGGGCTGCCTAAAGATCCAGTTCATCGATCGAAGGGATTCATTGCAGGTATTACAGTGTCACTTTTGTTTCTTATTGTGGTCACTGCTGTAGTTTCATTGTTTCTGATTAAGAGAAATAGGAGAATGAAAAGGGAAAGAGAGGAAATGGAAGATTGGGAATTGGAATATTGGCCACATAGGATTAGTTATCAAGAAATTGATGCTGCAACAAAGAGTTTTGCTGATGAAAATGTGATTGGAATTGGAGGTAATGGGAAGGTATATAAAGGGGTTTTGGCTGGGAGTTCAGAGGTTGCAGTAAAGCGCATTTCTCATGAAAGCAGTGAAGGGGCAAGGCAATTCTTGGCTGAGATTTCAAGTCTTGGTAGGCTAAAGCATAGAAATTTGGTGTCACTAAGAGGTTGGTGCAAGAAAGACCGAGGCAGCCTGATTTTGATTTATGATTATATGGAAAATGGGAGCTTGGATAAAAGGCTGTTTGAATGTGAAGTGACAAACATGTTGAGTTTTGAAGACAGAATTAGGATTTTGAAAGATGTGGCATCAGGAGTTCTATACTTGCATGAGGGATGGGAGGCAAAAGTGTTACATAGGGATATTAAGGCTAGCAATGTTTTACTTGACAAGGACATGAATGCAAGACTAGGTGATTTTGGTCTAGCCAGAATGCATGATCATGGTCAAGTGGCTAACACGACTCGAGTTGTTGGCACAGTAGGTTACTTGGCACCAGAGTTTGTCAAGACGGGCCGTGCCTCTACACAAACTGATGTGTTTGGATATGGAGTTTTAGTTTTGGAGGTGATGTGTGGAAGGAGGCCTATAGAGGAGGAAGGCAAGCCCCCTTTATTGGATTGGCTGTGGGAACTAATGAGACGAGGCGAATTGATTAATGCCTTTGATCGTCGATTAAGGATCAATCAGGATTTTAATGAAGAGGAAGCCTTAAGAGTATTGCAATTAGGCATGATATGCGCGAGCATGGACCATAAAGGTAGGCCAACCATGAGACAAGTAGTGAAATTCTTTGAAAGGAACAGTGAGGTTGATGAATCTGAAGCTGAGGATATGGATGTTTACCTTCTGGAGAGTTTGAgatctaataccatgttgtccaATTTTTCCTTAAGTTTGAGCCATGGTTCACACCCAACATTTGAAGAAATTAGAGAAG GCTGCAAAGAGGAATGGTTGGTTTTTGATCATCACTCTGCTTGA